Proteins encoded together in one Halalkaliarchaeum sp. AArc-CO window:
- the mnhG gene encoding monovalent cation/H(+) antiporter subunit G gives MSDLELVRVVLVLLLAITGLFFTLVSATGVIRLPDVYARAHTASQADTLGAGFALAAVAITLGWEPTTVKTVFLLFFIFLTNPTAAHAIARAAFEEGIEPWTELDEEGGEQP, from the coding sequence ATGAGCGACCTCGAGCTGGTTCGCGTGGTGCTCGTCCTCCTACTCGCAATCACGGGGCTGTTTTTCACCCTCGTGTCCGCGACCGGCGTGATCCGGCTGCCCGACGTGTACGCCCGCGCCCACACGGCCTCTCAGGCCGACACGCTCGGGGCGGGCTTTGCGCTCGCGGCCGTCGCGATCACACTCGGCTGGGAGCCGACCACGGTGAAAACCGTCTTCCTTTTGTTTTTCATCTTCCTGACCAATCCGACGGCGGCACACGCGATCGCCCGTGCCGCCTTCGAGGAAGGGATCGAACCGTGGACCGAACTCGACGAGGAGGGGGGTGAACAGCCGTGA
- a CDS encoding cation:proton antiporter gives MSFVETTVVAGFSLGEILIAIAALFVALAIAMLYRAIDGPTIQDRVLAVNVLGTNTVVILALLGAALNEPWFLDIALVYALLNFLMSVAISKFTVEQGGVI, from the coding sequence ATGAGTTTCGTCGAGACCACCGTCGTGGCCGGCTTCTCGCTCGGTGAAATACTGATCGCGATCGCGGCGCTGTTCGTTGCGCTCGCGATCGCGATGCTGTACCGCGCGATCGACGGTCCGACGATCCAGGACCGGGTGCTTGCGGTGAACGTCCTCGGAACCAACACCGTCGTCATCCTCGCACTTCTGGGTGCGGCGCTCAACGAGCCGTGGTTCCTGGACATCGCGCTGGTGTACGCGCTGTTGAACTTCCTGATGTCGGTCGCGATCTCGAAGTTCACCGTCGAACAGGGGGGAGTCATATGA
- a CDS encoding monovalent cation/H+ antiporter subunit E has translation MPAERGRLLVPVKNTATVRKTVAHAVEQIAAADGEPELHFVYLATWRDDDPGSSGRYAEATDLLDRIEVWCRYDAEEAGYEGTITDETVHTAVLGHGEYLFGADDYAELLFEYTDEHGIETVLMDPEYSLVGRSTLHQPLDFELEARGLTVEEAPVERPSRRQRLARELSAGRFLFVFGVSYLFYLVLGGFSGLFDVVTGAVSAAIVAGVLSTITIDRDPSFPETPLRLLRLAVYVPYLFVEIVKSNLIIASVILRPSMPIKPRLTRVRVYVGPGVQLTTLANSITLTPGTLTVRARDQDLYVHSLVPSARDGLFAGSLERWVRFVFYGREAARIASPEERGDTEILQGPEADAVIEDGPPDADPDDDGSDEEREVNDE, from the coding sequence GTGCCGGCTGAGCGTGGACGGCTACTGGTACCGGTGAAGAACACCGCAACGGTTCGCAAAACAGTCGCGCACGCAGTCGAGCAGATCGCCGCCGCGGACGGCGAGCCCGAACTCCACTTCGTCTATCTCGCGACCTGGCGGGACGACGACCCCGGATCGTCCGGGCGATACGCGGAGGCGACGGATCTCCTCGACCGGATCGAGGTGTGGTGTCGATACGACGCAGAGGAGGCGGGCTACGAGGGGACGATCACGGACGAAACGGTCCACACGGCGGTCCTCGGACACGGAGAGTACCTCTTCGGAGCGGACGACTACGCGGAACTGCTCTTCGAATACACCGACGAACACGGGATCGAGACAGTTCTGATGGATCCAGAATACAGTCTCGTCGGGCGGTCGACGCTGCATCAACCACTGGATTTCGAACTCGAAGCGCGCGGATTGACCGTCGAGGAGGCCCCGGTCGAGCGGCCCTCCAGGCGACAGCGGCTCGCCCGCGAGCTTTCTGCCGGACGGTTCCTGTTCGTGTTCGGCGTTTCCTATCTGTTTTATCTCGTTTTGGGCGGATTTTCCGGACTGTTCGACGTCGTTACCGGTGCGGTCAGCGCCGCGATCGTCGCGGGAGTGCTCTCGACGATTACGATCGATCGCGACCCCTCGTTCCCGGAGACACCGCTCCGCCTGCTCCGGCTGGCCGTCTACGTCCCGTACCTGTTCGTCGAGATCGTCAAGTCCAACCTGATCATCGCGTCGGTGATCCTCCGTCCGTCGATGCCGATCAAACCGCGACTCACCCGGGTGCGGGTGTACGTTGGTCCGGGCGTCCAGCTCACGACGCTCGCGAACAGCATCACGCTGACGCCCGGAACGCTCACCGTGCGGGCACGGGATCAGGACCTCTACGTTCACTCGCTGGTGCCGTCGGCCCGGGACGGGCTGTTCGCCGGCTCGCTGGAGCGGTGGGTCCGGTTCGTCTTCTACGGTCGGGAGGCCGCACGGATCGCGAGCCCGGAAGAGCGAGGCGACACGGAGATCCTCCAGGGACCTGAAGCCGACGCAGTTATCGAGGACGGGCCTCCGGACGCCGATCCCGACGACGACGGCTCCGACGAAGAACGGGAGGTGAACGACGAATGA
- a CDS encoding acyl-CoA dehydrogenase family protein codes for MDFELTDEQRALREEVRRFAENEIRPVATEYDVNEEYPHEVMDKAAEMGLLAPHIPIDYGGVGYSSVEMCILTEELFAADPGIGLCITSAGFGAEAIMEFGTEEQKQEVLPPLAEGEAVMGSAISEPQAGSDVTSISTRAEKDGDEWVINGNKMWITNGTVADYFVVVCETDPEVEDRYSGYSQILVEADRDGFSADKITGKLGIRASDTAELIFDDVRVPEENLIGTRGMGFLQLMQFFDETRTAVAAQGVGIAKGAAERALEYAQEREQFGRSISEFQSIQHKLADMHTRTEAARQLTYKSAWSVDNGGDDLTMLASMAKEFASRVARDVTDEAVQIHGGAGYVNDHDVERLFRDAKITQIYEGTSEIQKNIIARELLGKGF; via the coding sequence ATGGACTTCGAACTAACCGACGAGCAAAGGGCACTCCGCGAGGAAGTGCGACGGTTCGCGGAAAACGAGATCCGGCCGGTCGCGACCGAGTACGACGTCAACGAGGAGTATCCCCACGAGGTGATGGACAAAGCCGCCGAAATGGGCCTTCTCGCGCCGCACATCCCGATCGACTACGGGGGGGTTGGGTACTCGTCGGTCGAAATGTGCATCCTGACCGAGGAGTTGTTCGCTGCAGATCCCGGGATCGGACTGTGCATCACCAGCGCCGGGTTCGGCGCCGAGGCGATCATGGAGTTCGGCACCGAAGAACAGAAACAGGAGGTTCTCCCGCCGCTCGCGGAGGGCGAGGCCGTGATGGGATCGGCGATCAGCGAGCCGCAGGCGGGATCGGACGTCACCTCGATCAGCACCCGGGCGGAAAAGGACGGCGACGAGTGGGTGATAAACGGGAACAAGATGTGGATCACCAACGGGACCGTCGCCGACTACTTCGTGGTGGTGTGCGAGACGGATCCCGAGGTCGAAGACCGCTATTCGGGGTACTCCCAGATCCTCGTCGAGGCGGACCGTGACGGCTTCTCCGCTGACAAGATCACCGGAAAGCTGGGAATCCGTGCCAGCGACACCGCCGAGCTGATCTTCGACGACGTCCGCGTCCCCGAGGAGAACCTCATCGGAACCCGCGGGATGGGGTTCCTGCAGCTGATGCAGTTCTTCGACGAGACGCGGACCGCCGTCGCCGCCCAGGGCGTCGGGATCGCGAAAGGCGCCGCCGAGCGCGCCCTGGAGTACGCACAGGAGCGCGAGCAGTTCGGCCGGTCGATCAGCGAGTTCCAGTCGATCCAGCACAAACTCGCCGACATGCACACCCGCACGGAGGCCGCCCGGCAGCTGACGTACAAGTCGGCCTGGAGCGTCGACAACGGCGGCGACGACCTCACGATGCTGGCGTCGATGGCCAAGGAATTCGCCTCGAGGGTAGCCCGCGACGTCACCGACGAGGCGGTGCAGATCCACGGCGGCGCGGGGTACGTCAACGACCACGACGTAGAGCGACTCTTCCGCGACGCGAAGATCACCCAGATCTACGAAGGGACCAGCGAGATCCAGAAGAACATCATCGCACGGGAACTGCTCGGCAAGGGCTTTTGA